One Bacteroidota bacterium genomic window carries:
- a CDS encoding T9SS type A sorting domain-containing protein, with protein sequence MKKIILLALLVVSNLIALGQQIIKAEYFFDSDPGIGQATSFVINTPADSVDFSLTIPVSSLSNGLHNLYVRTLNDSGVWSLAENRLFFVKKTIVSANIIAAEYFFDSDPGVGQGTQISVGTSADSIDFNSTISASGLSIGLHNLYIRTKNSDEIWSLAESRLVNVFYNSTNNQIVWSEYFFNNDPGVGNGVGSAVPVPGDSVEFITTASVLSLLSGSNIIYERTKNADGIWSLSEGRAFNICTVLPDASFSVVNSCQDSITQFINTTTGYDGSTVFSWDFGDGSPISNSFNVTHQYTVYGPHTVTFIASNGPLCADTVITTINIDSPAAGSAVLVGPSSFCINTPSKLQGTIINATSWKWLDSDFELVGTDSSFYPQRTDSYWLRIFTGCDTVVQGPFFITVFQLPDTAGIISGLTNPAACVNQNNFNYSIAPLNNATGYVWNLPALATIVGNSDTTSIVVDYSAYSVSGNVSVSGVNSCGTGVAANLPIIFKPIPVVQICSATVDSATQKVLIEWQKPSETYINGYVIYRETPPLSGNYMNVDTVDNTQFSSYLDLNSNPTIDKVAYKIGCLDSCGNIASISGAFYHQTIYLYGERQWDGIAKLYWNDYVGVTDPSRYYLILKDSLGNGPFDDTLAVRYPGNLNYTDISAPSDSACRYLIELVADVNCTPSLRMLLSKNTSHSNIKNKTAFPLSAITETTMHKEVELFPNPAKDVVYVTIYNTKKSTMIKVNDVLGQQLYRLEVSANASNQNTTVIPIENFSPGIYFVTVENEIYSKVFKLKVQ encoded by the coding sequence ATGAAAAAAATTATACTTCTAGCACTGCTTGTTGTTTCTAATTTGATAGCACTAGGACAACAAATAATTAAAGCCGAATACTTTTTTGATTCCGACCCGGGAATTGGGCAAGCTACAAGCTTTGTAATAAATACTCCAGCCGACTCAGTTGATTTTAGCTTAACTATTCCAGTAAGTTCATTAAGTAATGGATTACATAACTTATATGTTCGTACACTCAATGATAGTGGTGTTTGGAGCTTAGCTGAAAATCGCTTGTTTTTTGTAAAGAAAACTATCGTTTCTGCAAACATTATTGCAGCTGAATATTTTTTCGACAGCGATCCCGGAGTTGGCCAAGGAACACAAATAAGTGTAGGTACTTCGGCTGACTCCATAGATTTTAATTCTACAATTTCTGCAAGTGGGTTAAGTATTGGATTACACAATTTATATATCCGCACCAAAAATAGTGATGAGATATGGAGCCTTGCCGAAAGCCGCTTGGTAAATGTGTTTTATAATTCAACAAACAATCAAATTGTATGGAGTGAATACTTTTTTAATAACGACCCGGGTGTTGGAAATGGCGTGGGTTCTGCTGTTCCTGTGCCAGGGGATTCTGTTGAATTTATAACTACAGCATCAGTATTAAGTTTATTGAGCGGTAGCAATATTATTTATGAACGAACAAAAAACGCAGATGGAATTTGGAGCTTGAGTGAAGGAAGAGCTTTTAACATTTGCACCGTATTACCGGATGCTTCCTTTTCGGTTGTTAATTCTTGTCAGGACAGTATTACTCAATTTATAAATACTACTACAGGCTACGATGGAAGTACAGTGTTTTCATGGGATTTTGGAGATGGCTCACCGATTTCAAATTCATTTAATGTGACTCATCAATACACTGTTTACGGACCTCATACTGTTACGTTTATTGCAAGCAATGGCCCCTTGTGTGCTGATACAGTAATTACGACTATCAATATCGATTCTCCTGCTGCAGGAAGCGCCGTTTTGGTTGGGCCCTCCAGTTTTTGCATCAATACCCCAAGCAAATTGCAAGGAACTATTATTAATGCCACGAGTTGGAAATGGCTAGACAGTGATTTTGAATTGGTAGGTACTGATAGTAGTTTTTATCCACAAAGAACAGATTCCTATTGGTTGAGAATTTTCACAGGATGCGATACTGTGGTTCAAGGGCCTTTTTTTATTACTGTATTTCAATTACCCGATACTGCCGGAATAATTAGTGGGTTAACTAATCCAGCAGCCTGTGTGAACCAAAATAATTTTAATTATAGTATAGCACCTCTCAACAATGCAACCGGCTATGTGTGGAATTTACCAGCATTGGCAACTATTGTCGGCAACAGCGACACAACTTCTATTGTGGTTGATTACAGTGCTTATTCAGTAAGTGGAAATGTGAGTGTTAGTGGCGTAAATTCATGCGGAACAGGAGTAGCTGCTAATTTGCCAATAATTTTTAAGCCTATACCTGTGGTACAAATATGCAGTGCTACTGTTGATTCTGCAACACAGAAAGTTTTAATAGAATGGCAAAAACCTAGCGAAACCTACATTAATGGTTATGTAATTTATAGAGAAACACCTCCCCTTTCAGGAAATTACATGAATGTTGATACAGTTGATAATACACAGTTTAGTTCCTATTTAGATTTAAATTCAAATCCAACTATTGATAAAGTTGCCTATAAAATAGGATGTTTGGATAGTTGCGGTAACATTGCGAGTATTAGTGGAGCGTTTTATCATCAAACAATTTATTTATATGGTGAAAGGCAGTGGGACGGAATAGCAAAATTATATTGGAACGATTATGTTGGAGTTACGGATCCTTCCCGATACTATTTAATATTAAAGGATAGTTTAGGCAACGGCCCATTCGACGATACACTAGCTGTCAGATATCCAGGTAATTTGAACTATACAGATATATCCGCACCTTCAGACTCTGCTTGCCGATATTTAATTGAGCTAGTAGCTGACGTTAATTGCACACCGAGTTTACGTATGCTGTTGTCAAAAAATACTTCGCACTCTAATATTAAAAACAAAACAGCATTTCCTCTTAGTGCTATAACTGAAACAACGATGCATAAGGAAGTAGAATTATTCCCAAATCCTGCGAAAGATGTTGTTTATGTTACAATTTATAACACGAAGAAAAGCACCATGATTAAAGTGAACGATGTATTAGGACAACAACTATATAGATTAGAAGTATCAGCTAATGCATCAAACCAGAATACAACAGTAATTCCTATAGAAAATTTTAGCCCCGGAATTTATTTTGTAACAGTTGAAAATGAAATTTATTCTAAGGTTTTTAAATTAAAAGTGCAATGA
- a CDS encoding leucine-rich repeat domain-containing protein, which translates to MKIKILSFILLYVVTFRIHAQDVTIPDSIFKAALVGNSLINTNADSAIQVSEASVFTGGIYVGGLGISDLTGIEAFTNLSVLNVNNNLLSALDVSNNLQLTQINCFNNQLDTLVLSIDTLLTYVECSYNHLKGIDVSGLPNLQTLNCYNNFLTGLDLGQNIQLSTLNCNSNSIQVLNLITNTNMLYLDCSFNVLNNLDLSALNNLILLSCNNNSLTSLLFSTANSSLSEIYCSNNQLTNFTLSGAINLYDLDCSHNQLSSLNLTSITQINYLTCSYNQITSLQLPAFYNLHCESNALTSLDFSNNNFLTELNCSNNNLSNLNIQNGNNSSLYIFDATLNPLLSCVQVDDTTFMQTNWSSAIDTVAYYSLSCTACIVNIPDTNFKTALLANLAINTNGNSDIECSEAAAYTGAINVSLLAISDLTGIEYFTALTVLNCDNNLLTNLDISANTQLIELNCSVNQLSSISINTNTLLETLYTAYNPISTLDLSANPNLLYLICNNSQLTNIDLSFSTNLLGLVCSSNQFSGIDISNNPNLTEINCDDNLLSSLDVSNNSQLSVLTCSYNQIDSLNISLNPLITNLNCKNNLLSYLNMQNGSNNLLSNFDATQNPSLTCIQVDDTNYMNTTWSNAKDASANYSINCGCLLPAAAGAITGLQQVGACIQQLGITYSVAPIANATNYVWNLPPLANIIGNPDSSSITVDYSAYSSSGNISVYGTNSCGVGAIASLPISFSQIPEVKICYATVDSATQSVEIFWQKPLETFVNGYVIYRETPPGSGTYLNIDTVDNTLFSSYLDVNSSPSIDTLSYKIASLDSCGNIGDISAASDHKTIFLSGTQGWGGTAKLYWNDYVGINDPNRYYYVLRDTTGAGPFDDTLAIRYPGSLNYTDITSSTFPNCRYVISMMADINCNPSLRTMLSKNTSHSNIKNRGALMPDVVQNAIKSEPIRMYPNPAKEQVNLVFNAILKNTLIKINDVLGQVVYTKLIEATNSSETILPISLQYLHAGMYVITIQNENLFQSLKLKVE; encoded by the coding sequence ATGAAAATTAAAATTTTATCGTTTATATTATTGTATGTTGTAACATTTCGAATTCATGCACAAGATGTAACTATTCCTGATTCAATATTTAAAGCTGCACTGGTTGGTAATTCCTTGATTAATACCAATGCCGATTCTGCTATTCAAGTAAGTGAAGCCAGTGTCTTTACTGGAGGTATTTATGTTGGCGGCTTGGGAATTAGCGATTTAACAGGAATTGAAGCATTCACTAATCTTAGTGTTTTAAATGTAAACAACAATTTGTTAAGCGCTTTAGATGTATCTAACAATCTTCAGTTAACACAAATTAATTGTTTTAACAATCAACTGGATACCCTAGTATTATCAATAGACACACTTCTCACTTATGTTGAATGTTCTTACAATCATTTAAAAGGTATTGATGTAAGTGGGTTGCCGAATTTGCAAACTTTGAATTGCTATAATAATTTTTTGACAGGTTTGGACCTAGGTCAAAATATTCAATTGTCCACTTTAAATTGTAATTCTAATTCAATTCAAGTACTCAATTTGATTACAAATACAAACATGTTGTATTTAGATTGCTCTTTCAATGTATTGAACAATTTAGACCTCTCTGCTCTAAATAACCTAATTCTACTATCTTGTAACAATAATTCATTAACAAGCTTACTCTTTTCAACAGCAAATTCAAGTTTGTCAGAAATTTATTGCTCCAATAATCAATTAACCAATTTTACCCTAAGTGGCGCAATAAATTTGTATGATCTCGATTGTTCTCATAATCAACTCAGCTCACTCAATCTTACAAGCATTACACAAATTAACTATTTAACTTGTTCCTACAATCAAATAACTAGTTTGCAACTGCCCGCATTTTATAATTTACATTGCGAATCAAATGCCTTAACAAGTCTTGATTTTTCAAACAATAATTTTTTAACCGAACTTAATTGTTCAAATAATAATTTATCAAACCTCAACATTCAAAACGGAAACAACAGTAGCTTATATATTTTTGATGCTACACTAAATCCATTGTTAAGTTGTGTGCAGGTTGACGATACCACATTTATGCAAACTAATTGGAGCAGTGCTATCGATACTGTAGCTTATTACAGTCTTTCTTGCACTGCATGTATAGTTAACATTCCGGATACAAATTTTAAAACTGCATTGTTAGCCAACTTAGCTATAAACACAAATGGTAATAGCGATATTGAGTGTAGTGAAGCAGCTGCTTATACCGGAGCAATTAATGTTTCTTTATTAGCTATTTCAGATTTAACCGGAATTGAATATTTCACTGCACTTACAGTTCTTAACTGCGATAACAACCTGCTAACCAATCTTGATATCTCAGCAAATACACAACTTATCGAACTAAATTGTTCGGTAAATCAATTGAGCAGCATTTCTATAAATACGAATACTTTACTTGAAACACTGTACACAGCTTACAATCCAATTTCTACTCTTGATTTATCTGCAAATCCGAACTTATTATACCTTATCTGCAACAACAGTCAATTAACTAATATTGATCTTAGTTTTAGTACTAACTTACTTGGGCTTGTGTGTTCAAGCAATCAATTTTCAGGCATTGATATTTCAAACAATCCTAATTTAACTGAAATTAATTGTGACGATAATTTACTGAGCTCATTGGATGTTTCTAATAACAGCCAATTGTCTGTGCTAACCTGTTCATACAATCAAATTGATAGTCTCAACATTTCGCTTAATCCATTAATTACGAATTTGAATTGCAAAAATAATTTGCTCAGCTATTTGAATATGCAAAATGGGTCAAATAATTTATTGTCAAATTTTGATGCTACACAAAACCCTTCTTTAACTTGCATTCAGGTGGATGATACCAACTACATGAACACTACTTGGAGTAATGCCAAAGATGCTAGTGCTAACTATAGCATAAATTGCGGTTGCCTTCTTCCAGCGGCTGCCGGTGCAATAACAGGTTTACAACAAGTAGGTGCCTGTATTCAACAATTGGGCATAACATATAGTGTTGCTCCCATTGCTAATGCAACAAATTATGTTTGGAATTTGCCACCCTTAGCCAACATTATTGGCAATCCTGATAGTAGCAGTATTACTGTAGATTATTCAGCTTATTCAAGTTCGGGCAATATTTCGGTATATGGTACAAATTCATGCGGAGTGGGTGCAATAGCAAGTTTGCCTATCTCCTTCTCACAAATTCCGGAAGTGAAAATTTGCTACGCCACAGTAGATTCAGCTACTCAAAGTGTAGAAATTTTTTGGCAGAAACCATTAGAAACTTTTGTTAATGGCTATGTTATTTATAGAGAAACTCCACCCGGTTCAGGAACTTATTTGAATATTGATACTGTTGACAATACTTTATTTAGTTCCTATTTAGATGTAAATTCTTCCCCAAGCATTGATACTTTATCCTACAAAATTGCTAGCCTAGATAGTTGTGGAAATATTGGCGATATAAGTGCAGCCTCTGATCACAAAACTATTTTTTTAAGTGGGACACAAGGTTGGGGCGGAACAGCCAAATTGTATTGGAACGATTATGTGGGTATTAATGATCCCAATCGTTATTACTATGTATTACGAGACACCACAGGCGCTGGTCCTTTTGATGATACATTAGCAATAAGGTATCCGGGTAGTTTAAATTATACTGATATTACCTCATCCACTTTTCCTAATTGCAGGTATGTTATATCTATGATGGCTGATATTAATTGCAATCCTAGCTTACGCACTATGTTGAGTAAAAACACATCACATTCAAATATAAAAAACCGAGGGGCCCTAATGCCGGATGTAGTTCAAAATGCTATAAAATCTGAACCAATTAGAATGTATCCGAATCCTGCCAAAGAGCAAGTAAATTTGGTGTTCAATGCTATTCTAAAAAATACCCTAATTAAAATTAATGATGTCTTAGGCCAAGTTGTGTATACTAAATTAATTGAGGCTACAAATTCATCAGAAACGATACTTCCTATTTCACTTCAATATTTACATGCTGGGATGTATGTGATTACAATTCAAAATGAAAATTTATTTCAATCACTTAAGTTGAAGGTTGAATAA